Below is a genomic region from Flavobacterium ginsengisoli.
TTCTCGGCTATAATCTTCTTTTTTACCTGTCTTTGCCCATCAAGTTTTGCGTTAAAATCAACTAACTGAGCTGTTTTTGACTGAATTTCAAGACCTTGATTTTTTCTAAAAGTAGTATATTGTTTTAAATATTGTGCCCTTTTGTAAGCTTGCAAGAAACTTTCAGATGATAAAATAAACATCGCACGGCTTTGTTCAGATCGGCTTTTGTATGATTTTAAAATCATTTCTGCATAATCTTCTTTTAGAACTTTTAGTTCTTTTTTAAGTTTATTTACTTGAACCTGATTAATATACATGTCATTACTAATCAGTTTTTCTTGTTTTGCTGTAGTATTAATTAATTTCTCTTTTAGCTTAATTTTGTTCGCCTGAATTAAATATTCATTCACAGCAGATTTCTCTTGTTTTCGAACAGACTGAAGCATCTTTTCGTTATCTCTGATTTCCTGCTGAATTTGAGCTTTACGCTGCTCCAGTTTTTCTTGCTGAGAATCTTGCGCCCATACAAATGTAGTGGCACAAACTAAAACTAGACTTAGGAGAAATTTTGGCATGTTTATCTTTTTATTTTTGCAAATTTACTTAATTGTAACTTTTTTATAACCGCTTGGTACGCTATACGGAAAAGAAAGTTCTTCATTAAATGAAATATTGTTGTAATTCAAGTTAATGCTTGTCTTGCCTTTTGGCTGAACTGCATTGATTTCTATACTTGTAGGCAATGTTCCCTGATCAAAATTTTTAGCTTCTGAATAGGCAATTTGCAATGTTCTGTTTTCTGATGGCTGAGAAATCTCTTCTTTCTGAATTAAATATTTTTCCCCATCTAAGAAAAAGGTTTTCTTTATGTTGGCATCTTTATCTTCATCTAATCTGAATAGATTTTCTACAATAGTTTGCGTATATTTTCCTTTTCTTAAATCATCAAAAGCTTCTCCAATCAATAGATTTTGAACTTTGGTATAATCTAAATCTGTTCCAAGCCATTTGCTCAAACTTGTAAAATCTCCTTCATAATAAGTACTATTAATTTTTTCATAATAACTTACTGCCGAAGGTGTTATCAAAGCTTTTGCCATTGTAATTCCTAAGAAACGAACGCTTATTAGAATCTGTTTGTCTTTTTCAATTCTGATTTCTGCCGTAACATTTTGGCTTTGTTTTTCATCAGCATATCTTGCGCTCGCTTTTATGTACAAAGTCGAAAAATCTAACTTGTTGTCGTAATGTTTTTCGATTACTTTTTTGTCTTCTTTTGGTGCAATTGTCTGGCTTGTATTTCCTTGCACTGCTACTGCTTTCGTTTTACAAGAAATTACAGCAATAGATAATGCTAGTATTGATATATATTTTTTCATTTGAATTCTCTTTTATTTTTTCTTCTTTAATACTTCATTTGCTTTCAAAAAGTA
It encodes:
- a CDS encoding DUF4292 domain-containing protein, whose protein sequence is MKKYISILALSIAVISCKTKAVAVQGNTSQTIAPKEDKKVIEKHYDNKLDFSTLYIKASARYADEKQSQNVTAEIRIEKDKQILISVRFLGITMAKALITPSAVSYYEKINSTYYEGDFTSLSKWLGTDLDYTKVQNLLIGEAFDDLRKGKYTQTIVENLFRLDEDKDANIKKTFFLDGEKYLIQKEEISQPSENRTLQIAYSEAKNFDQGTLPTSIEINAVQPKGKTSINLNYNNISFNEELSFPYSVPSGYKKVTIK